A region from the Arachis ipaensis cultivar K30076 chromosome B01, Araip1.1, whole genome shotgun sequence genome encodes:
- the LOC107629220 gene encoding homogentisate phytyltransferase 1, chloroplastic-like isoform X1, protein MSNFGILLSAMPYPAVSSQDIVSPSSAEIIRHISSIFYWCVGEFSSFQAMVAALFMNIYIVGLNQLSDIEIDKINKPYLPLASGEYSVGTGVTIVASFSFLNFWLGWIVGSWPLFWALFISFVLGTAYSIDKFVLQKLVVFPLKLQNLWLLNNYMGTVWIRGEWLKS, encoded by the exons ATGAGCAACTTTGGGATTCTCCTTTCAGCCATGCCTTACCCAGCTGTCTCAAGCCAAGACATTGTCTCTCCTAGCAGTGCAGAAATCATCAGACATATCTCCTCTATTTTTTACTGGTGTGTTGGAG AGTTTTCTTCGTTTCAGGCTATGGTAGCTGCCTTGTTTATGAATATTTATATTGTTGGATTGAATCAATTGTCGGATATTGAAATAGACAAG ATAAACAAGCCATATCTTCCATTGGCATCTGGTGAATATTCCGTTGGAACTGGTGTCACAATtgttgcatcattttcatttctG AATTTTTGGCTTGGTTGGATTGTAGGTTCATGGCCATTGTTTTGGGCTCTTTTCATCAGTTTTGTGCTTGGAACTGCTTATTCAATTGAT AAATTTGTTCTGCAGAAATTGGTGGTATTTCCTCTCAAACTTCAGAATTTATGGCTTTTGAACAATTATATGGGAACTGTTTGGATAAG aggTGAATGGTTGAAAAGTTGA
- the LOC107629220 gene encoding aromatic prenyltransferase PT2, chloroplastic-like isoform X5, producing the protein MSNFGILLSAMPYPAVSSQDIVSPSSAEIIRHISSIFYWCVGEFSSFQAMVAALFMNIYIVGLNQLSDIEIDKINKPYLPLASEICSAEIGGISSQTSEFMAFEQLYGNCLDKMNLVDWFKGMVISCRSDELVKQINTFF; encoded by the exons ATGAGCAACTTTGGGATTCTCCTTTCAGCCATGCCTTACCCAGCTGTCTCAAGCCAAGACATTGTCTCTCCTAGCAGTGCAGAAATCATCAGACATATCTCCTCTATTTTTTACTGGTGTGTTGGAG AGTTTTCTTCGTTTCAGGCTATGGTAGCTGCCTTGTTTATGAATATTTATATTGTTGGATTGAATCAATTGTCGGATATTGAAATAGACAAG ATAAACAAGCCATATCTTCCATTGGCATCTG AAATTTGTTCTGCAGAAATTGGTGGTATTTCCTCTCAAACTTCAGAATTTATGGCTTTTGAACAATTATATGGGAACTGTTTGGATAAG ATGAACTTGGTTGACTGGTTTAAGGGAATGGTAATAAGTTGTCGCAGTGATGAGCTAGTCAAGCAGATAAATACATTTTTCTAG
- the LOC107629220 gene encoding homogentisate phytyltransferase 1, chloroplastic-like isoform X3 translates to MSNFGILLSAMPYPAVSSQDIVSPSSAEIIRHISSIFYWCVGEFSSFQAMVAALFMNIYIVGLNQLSDIEIDKINKPYLPLASGEYSVGTGVTIVASFSFLNFWLGWIVGSWPLFWALFISFVLGTAYSIDKFVLQKLVVFPLKLQNLWLLNNYMGTVWIR, encoded by the exons ATGAGCAACTTTGGGATTCTCCTTTCAGCCATGCCTTACCCAGCTGTCTCAAGCCAAGACATTGTCTCTCCTAGCAGTGCAGAAATCATCAGACATATCTCCTCTATTTTTTACTGGTGTGTTGGAG AGTTTTCTTCGTTTCAGGCTATGGTAGCTGCCTTGTTTATGAATATTTATATTGTTGGATTGAATCAATTGTCGGATATTGAAATAGACAAG ATAAACAAGCCATATCTTCCATTGGCATCTGGTGAATATTCCGTTGGAACTGGTGTCACAATtgttgcatcattttcatttctG AATTTTTGGCTTGGTTGGATTGTAGGTTCATGGCCATTGTTTTGGGCTCTTTTCATCAGTTTTGTGCTTGGAACTGCTTATTCAATTGAT AAATTTGTTCTGCAGAAATTGGTGGTATTTCCTCTCAAACTTCAGAATTTATGGCTTTTGAACAATTATATGGGAACTGTTTGGATAAG ATGA
- the LOC107629220 gene encoding probable homogentisate phytyltransferase 1, chloroplastic isoform X4, which produces MSNFGILLSAMPYPAVSSQDIVSPSSAEIIRHISSIFYWCVGEFSSFQAMVAALFMNIYIVGLNQLSDIEIDKINKPYLPLASGEYSVGTGVTIVASFSFLVHGHCFGLFSSVLCLELLIQLINLFCRNWWYFLSNFRIYGF; this is translated from the exons ATGAGCAACTTTGGGATTCTCCTTTCAGCCATGCCTTACCCAGCTGTCTCAAGCCAAGACATTGTCTCTCCTAGCAGTGCAGAAATCATCAGACATATCTCCTCTATTTTTTACTGGTGTGTTGGAG AGTTTTCTTCGTTTCAGGCTATGGTAGCTGCCTTGTTTATGAATATTTATATTGTTGGATTGAATCAATTGTCGGATATTGAAATAGACAAG ATAAACAAGCCATATCTTCCATTGGCATCTGGTGAATATTCCGTTGGAACTGGTGTCACAATtgttgcatcattttcatttctG GTTCATGGCCATTGTTTTGGGCTCTTTTCATCAGTTTTGTGCTTGGAACTGCTTATTCAATTGAT AAATTTGTTCTGCAGAAATTGGTGGTATTTCCTCTCAAACTTCAGAATTTATGGCTTTTGA
- the LOC107629220 gene encoding probable homogentisate phytyltransferase 2, chloroplastic isoform X6 — MSNFGILLSAMPYPAVSSQDIVSPSSAEIIRHISSIFYWCVGEFSSFQAMVAALFMNIYIVGLNQLSDIEIDKINKPYLPLASEICSAEIGGISSQTSEFMAFEQLYGNCLDKDM, encoded by the exons ATGAGCAACTTTGGGATTCTCCTTTCAGCCATGCCTTACCCAGCTGTCTCAAGCCAAGACATTGTCTCTCCTAGCAGTGCAGAAATCATCAGACATATCTCCTCTATTTTTTACTGGTGTGTTGGAG AGTTTTCTTCGTTTCAGGCTATGGTAGCTGCCTTGTTTATGAATATTTATATTGTTGGATTGAATCAATTGTCGGATATTGAAATAGACAAG ATAAACAAGCCATATCTTCCATTGGCATCTG AAATTTGTTCTGCAGAAATTGGTGGTATTTCCTCTCAAACTTCAGAATTTATGGCTTTTGAACAATTATATGGGAACTGTTTGGATAAG GATATGTAG
- the LOC107629204 gene encoding uncharacterized protein LOC107629204 translates to MDQQNQNNTPDGSGDVPLKRKRGRPRKYPRPDSEDGSYISHSYRQKLNSVSGEPAVVHPGYQGAKGNQHFQRNQENDAMIGQAVSGVIEAVFDAGYLLSVRVGDSDTTLRGLVFKPGRYVPISSENDVAPGVPMIRRDEVPIPSGTAQFQNLLPKERNEQHANINRNEIHAMNGSPSLPLVPRPATGSSNSVVTVGKSVPTVAGQTTTQISGHNIVPALLQPANFSNGLPVSTPPSQVMAQVSVGNGARVTKEIPAADGNQALTSQTGQNILSSSMQYEAVPHHQSSNLPNEELKSMSVPNAPFEQLVTEVVKRIESPSDAMDIDTDNSKSGDKTQLKEPSCRQEEKVNDMNQPVLIKPLQAVQSHPQKNSASAPQPSDFTKTGKMTELLQMLQENKPENQASKAAELYQLDGVSNLGTGLGDGTTVQSTKPLI, encoded by the exons ATGGACCagcaaaaccaaaataacactccAGATGGTTCTGGCGATGTGCCTTTGAAGCGCAAACGTGGTCGTCCAAGGAAGTACCCACGACCAGATTCAGAAGACGGTTCCTATATTTCACATAGTTACAGGCAAAAGCTGAATTCTGTCAGTGGTGAGCCAGCGGTAGTACATCCTGGATATCAAGGGGCTAAGGGAAATCAACACTTTCAAAGGAATCAAGAAAATGATGCCATGATTGGCCAGGCAGTTTCCGGTGTAATTGAGGCAGTATTTGATGCTGGATATCTGCTCAGTGTAAGAGTTGGTGATTCTGATACTACTTTGAGGGGACTAGTCTTCAAGCCTGGACGATACGTTCCTATCTCTTCTGAAAATGATGTTGCTCCAGGTGTTCCAATGATCCGAAGAGATGAGGTTCCCATCCCTTCTGGAACTGCTCAGTTTCAGAATCTTCTCCCAAAGGAAAGGAATGAACAGCATGCAAACATTAATAGAAATGAAATTCATGCAATGAATGGGTCACCGTCACTCCCTCTTGTACCTAGACCGGCAACTGGTTCTAGTAATTCGGTTGTCACCGTAGGAAAGAGTGTCCCTACTGTGGCAGGTCAAACTACTACTCAAATATCCGGTCATAATATAGTCCCTGCTTTACTCCAACCTGCCAATTTTTCAAATGGGTTGCCAGTTTCAACTCCACCGTCTCAAGTTATGGCCCAAGTTTCTGTAGGAAATGGAGCACGTGTTACCAAAGAAATTCCAGCAGCAGATGGAAATCAAGCACTTACCTCTCAAACTGGCCAGAACATCTTGTCGAGCAGCATGCAATATGAAGCCGTTCCACACCATCAGTCTTCTAATCTGCCAAATGAAGAACTGAAATCAATGAGTGTGCCTAACGCACCCTTTGAGCAGTTGGTCACTGAGGTTGTCAAGAGGATCGAAAGTCCATCAGATGCCATGGATATTGACACTGACAACAGTAAGTCAGGTGACAAGACGCAACTGAAGGAACCAAGCTGTAGACAAGAAGAAAAAGTCAATGACATGAATCAACCCGTTTTAATTAAGCCTCTACAAGCTGTACAATCTCATCCTCAGAAAAATTCCGCATCTGCTCCCCAACCTTCTGACTTTACCAAGACTGGCAAAATGACCGAGTTATTGCAG ATGTTGCAGGAGAACAAACCGGAGAATCAGGCATCCAAAGCAGCAGAGCTATACCAATTGGATGGTGTAAGTAATTTGGGAACCGGACTCGGAGATGGAACAACTGTTCAATCAACAAAACctttaatttaa
- the LOC107629220 gene encoding homogentisate phytyltransferase 1, chloroplastic-like isoform X2: MSNFGILLSAMPYPAVSSQDIVSPSSAEIIRHISSIFYWCVGEFSSFQAMVAALFMNIYIVGLNQLSDIEIDKINKPYLPLASGEYSVGTGVTIVASFSFLNFWLGWIVGSWPLFWALFISFVLGTAYSIDKFVLQKLVVFPLKLQNLWLLNNYMGTVWIRICSC; the protein is encoded by the exons ATGAGCAACTTTGGGATTCTCCTTTCAGCCATGCCTTACCCAGCTGTCTCAAGCCAAGACATTGTCTCTCCTAGCAGTGCAGAAATCATCAGACATATCTCCTCTATTTTTTACTGGTGTGTTGGAG AGTTTTCTTCGTTTCAGGCTATGGTAGCTGCCTTGTTTATGAATATTTATATTGTTGGATTGAATCAATTGTCGGATATTGAAATAGACAAG ATAAACAAGCCATATCTTCCATTGGCATCTGGTGAATATTCCGTTGGAACTGGTGTCACAATtgttgcatcattttcatttctG AATTTTTGGCTTGGTTGGATTGTAGGTTCATGGCCATTGTTTTGGGCTCTTTTCATCAGTTTTGTGCTTGGAACTGCTTATTCAATTGAT AAATTTGTTCTGCAGAAATTGGTGGTATTTCCTCTCAAACTTCAGAATTTATGGCTTTTGAACAATTATATGGGAACTGTTTGGATAAG GATATGTAGCTGTTAG